Sequence from the bacterium genome:
TGGAAAAAACAGGGTATGCACTCAGGATATATTTTCATAATAGTTTAATTTACTATCCTAAAGCCAACTTGTCAAGACAAAAGACACTATGTCATTAATAAACTTGACAAATACTAATATGCATGTGATAATATGATATTTGTCACAGACTCGTATGAGAAGTATGATAAAAGATATCTTGCTCAAAGGTAAGATTGTAGCTCTCACAGGGGCTGGCATGTCTGAGGAGAGTGGTATTTCTACATTTAGAGGTAAAGGTGGTATATGGGAACGATACAATCCAGCCATTTATGCAAATATACCTGGGTTAAGTTTCACTTTCATTATTCGTCCTCATAAAGTGATAGATTTCATAGTTGACTTTTATGAGCCCATACTTAATGCAGAACCAAACCCCGGTCATCTTGCATTAGCTAAACTTGAGGAAAATGGGGCCTTAAACTCAATTATCACCCAGAATGTGGATGACCTTCATACCAAAGCAGGTAACAAAGTAGTTATAGAATTGCATGGTAATATGTTTAGATTTAGATGTATGAGATGTAGCAACAAAAGGAAGTTAGATAAAAAAGAGCTAACTGAACTCCTATCAAAGCTTGAAAAGAATAGGAACTCACGGCTTGCCATCACGAAATTTTTTGTACCCTGTAAGTGTGGAAGAAGGATGCGGCCTGATGTTGTCCTTTTTGGTGAGTCACTACCTGAAGCTGAACTCAAGCTCGCTTACAAGGAGATAGAAAATTGTAATACTCTACTATTAGTTGGGACTTCTGGAGTTGTGTATCCAGCAGCTTACCTTCCAGCTTATGCAAAAGAAAGAGGTAAACCAATTGTAGAAATAAATCCTGAAAGGACCAAATTCTCTGAGTTTGCTGACTATTTTATCGCTGGCAAAGCAGGTGAAGTATTGCCACAGATTTTACAAGAATACAGTCTATAAATATGTAGCTAAAAACCTTATTTCTTGACAAATATTGGTGAATGTGAAATAATAAAGCAGTGAAGAATATACTTCTAACTGGTGGACCTGGGTCTGGTAAGACTACTCTTATACTTAAGACAATTAAAAAAGTACCATTTAAAGCTTACGGCTTTTATACAAGAGAAATAAGAGAAAATGGTGAGCGGGTTGGATTTGAACTTTGTACCCTTAATGGCAAAAAGGGGATTCTTGCACATAAAAATATAAAGAGTAATTTACGCGTTGGCAGATATGGGGTTAACTTAAAAGACCTTGACGAAATTGGAGTTAAGGCAATAGAGGATGGGATTAAAAACAACGGTCTTATAGTGATTGATGAAATTGGTAAGATGGAGTTGTTTTCAGATATATTTAAATCCACTGTATTTAGAGCACTTGATTCAGGGTCAAAAGTTCTTGCTACGATAATAGAAAGACCGCACAAAATAGGAGACAAGATTAAAACAAGACACGATGTCAAACTTATAAATGTGAAAGATGTAGATAGCAAAAAACTATTAGATATTTTAACCCAACACCAACACTGTTATTCTGACCCTGAAACAAGTTCAGGGAAAGAATCTCAATGAGTGAAGAATTTGTAGGCAACCCAATAATAGTTACATATAATTCTGATAAACTCAAACCTACTTCTTTTACCTGGAAAGACAGAGAGTACAAAATTACTGAAATTATTGATTCTTATCAAGATTTTAAGTTCTCACCTACTGCTCCAAATAAGAAAAACTGGAAGCTACGTAGACATAGAAATTACTGGGTTGTAAAAACAGATGATGGAACAAAATTTAAGATTTACCTTGATAGAGCAGGAAGGAAAAGGGAGTGGATTCTATTTTCAAAATATGTTTGAGCCAGCCTATATTAAGTTATACAAGAGTGGAGAATTAAAAACAAGAGTTAAGAGGGCTGTCTCCATACTTGAAAGTTGTGTTCTCTGTCCACGGCGATGTGGTATAAATCGCTTAGCTGATGAGCGTGGTTTTTGTGGCACTGGTAGATTACCAATAATATCAAGTTTTGGGCCACATTTTGGTGAAGAGGCGCCACTTGTTGGAATTAATGGCTCCGGAACTATCTTTATTAGCGGATGCAATTTGAAATGCGCATTTTGTCAAAATTTTGAAATCTCGCATAAGTTGGAAGGTGAAGAGATAACTCAAGAAGGGTTAGCAAAAATTATGCTCCACTTGCAAGGGATTAGCTGTCACAATATAAATATAGTAACACCAACTCATGTTGTACCACAAATACTTGAATCGTTACCAATTGCTATTGATGGAGGATTAAACTTACCACTTGTGTATAACACTGGTGGCT
This genomic interval carries:
- a CDS encoding NAD-dependent deacylase, producing MIKDILLKGKIVALTGAGMSEESGISTFRGKGGIWERYNPAIYANIPGLSFTFIIRPHKVIDFIVDFYEPILNAEPNPGHLALAKLEENGALNSIITQNVDDLHTKAGNKVVIELHGNMFRFRCMRCSNKRKLDKKELTELLSKLEKNRNSRLAITKFFVPCKCGRRMRPDVVLFGESLPEAELKLAYKEIENCNTLLLVGTSGVVYPAAYLPAYAKERGKPIVEINPERTKFSEFADYFIAGKAGEVLPQILQEYSL
- a CDS encoding NTPase, with translation MKNILLTGGPGSGKTTLILKTIKKVPFKAYGFYTREIRENGERVGFELCTLNGKKGILAHKNIKSNLRVGRYGVNLKDLDEIGVKAIEDGIKNNGLIVIDEIGKMELFSDIFKSTVFRALDSGSKVLATIIERPHKIGDKIKTRHDVKLINVKDVDSKKLLDILTQHQHCYSDPETSSGKESQ
- a CDS encoding DUF6504 family protein, yielding MSEEFVGNPIIVTYNSDKLKPTSFTWKDREYKITEIIDSYQDFKFSPTAPNKKNWKLRRHRNYWVVKTDDGTKFKIYLDRAGRKREWILFSKYV
- a CDS encoding 4Fe-4S cluster-binding domain-containing protein, which translates into the protein MFEPAYIKLYKSGELKTRVKRAVSILESCVLCPRRCGINRLADERGFCGTGRLPIISSFGPHFGEEAPLVGINGSGTIFISGCNLKCAFCQNFEISHKLEGEEITQEGLAKIMLHLQGISCHNINIVTPTHVVPQILESLPIAIDGGLNLPLVYNTGGYDSIETIKLLDGIFDIYMPDFKFASNEVAERFTNAIDYPEVAKEAIKEMHRQVGDLIIEDGVAKRGLLVRHLVLPDGLAGTNDVVKFIASISKHTYLNIMDQYRPCGDAYRFHPLNRVITIEEFESAIRIADEVGLHRLDKRKTSRFIYYA